A genomic region of Oceaniferula marina contains the following coding sequences:
- a CDS encoding HAD family hydrolase, giving the protein MKTLEPVDSPDWLLAFDFDGTLAMPDRNPPVSPELYALLRSLRVSHKAVWGINTGRSLMFTVQGMADVKMPFLPDFLVVREREIYVPNAFQRWVPIGGWNKQCEKEHRRLFWRHGRFLKRVKKWVESETAAVWGFQEEEPAGIVASTASEMDGIVARLDEELPKRKNLSYQRNGIYLRFSHADYHKGSAMAEIGRLLGVARDRRFAIGDGHNDLDMMNVDLAAHLACPVNACAEVKERIFQLGGYLADHEASEGAAQALKQLFGLKM; this is encoded by the coding sequence GTGAAAACACTGGAACCTGTAGACTCCCCTGATTGGCTGCTGGCTTTTGATTTTGATGGCACCTTGGCAATGCCGGATAGGAACCCTCCGGTGTCACCGGAATTGTATGCATTGCTTCGCTCCTTGAGGGTTTCCCATAAGGCGGTGTGGGGGATTAATACCGGGCGTTCACTGATGTTTACCGTTCAAGGGATGGCAGATGTAAAGATGCCCTTTTTGCCTGACTTTTTGGTCGTCCGGGAGCGCGAAATTTATGTGCCGAATGCGTTTCAGCGTTGGGTTCCGATTGGAGGATGGAATAAACAATGTGAGAAAGAGCATCGTCGTTTGTTTTGGCGCCATGGGCGGTTTCTCAAGCGGGTGAAAAAGTGGGTGGAATCTGAGACCGCTGCGGTGTGGGGATTTCAAGAGGAAGAACCTGCGGGTATCGTGGCATCAACCGCCAGTGAAATGGACGGGATCGTGGCTCGCCTCGATGAGGAATTGCCCAAGCGGAAAAATTTGTCGTATCAGAGAAATGGTATTTATCTTCGATTCAGTCACGCCGATTATCACAAGGGGAGTGCGATGGCTGAAATCGGGCGTTTGCTTGGGGTTGCTCGAGATCGCCGGTTTGCGATTGGTGACGGCCACAACGATCTCGATATGATGAATGTGGATTTGGCTGCTCATCTGGCATGTCCGGTCAATGCTTGTGCCGAGGTGAAAGAGCGGATTTTCCAGCTTGGTGGATACTTGGCAGACCACGAGGCCAGTGAAGGTGCCGCTCAGGCACTGAAGCAGCTTTTTGGTCTGAAGATGTGA
- a CDS encoding OmpA family protein has product MQQDYSWNGGSRGASSFRLPQSEGQGRWVLTALCVAVALHVLAFFGLSRIDVLLPKSAKESEMLTEVVRVNPVDFEDYRPEVSAPETAEVEAPVEVVPPADELEVLENLPEMDIDVLPDLETVQVPEISSAAAGEIESEMMDPMTSQNFEPELPEMGKTEDFFPRASDSQVTVDPGARMAEEYDPDAFTEQMRKGAEGEAEDGLLKDFTSLDKMANMDGNALLKSKALIGSDLLFEFNSSELRQSARLSLMKVALLIHKHPKLVCWVDGHTDLIGGQEPNMELSVRRAMSVKRWLVKAMDLPEDRVAVRGFGKLHPIVTGGSKEQQAPNRRVEIKMRKQRPSEEVNYRPEPLPVTKRTNPKLAKPETKPDEKPPVKAVLVKPKKPMPKAIPVEDDETGPRAIVEPEDGPRALVVPEDEPRALVVPEDEQTPGRAIPVVE; this is encoded by the coding sequence ATGCAGCAAGACTATAGCTGGAATGGTGGCAGCAGGGGGGCATCCTCTTTTCGCTTGCCGCAGAGTGAAGGCCAGGGCCGATGGGTCCTGACTGCGCTTTGTGTTGCCGTAGCATTGCATGTTCTTGCTTTTTTCGGATTGAGTAGGATTGATGTGTTGCTGCCGAAGTCAGCGAAAGAGAGTGAGATGTTGACTGAGGTGGTTCGCGTGAACCCGGTGGATTTTGAAGATTACCGGCCTGAGGTGTCTGCACCTGAAACGGCCGAGGTCGAAGCTCCGGTTGAAGTGGTGCCTCCTGCGGATGAATTGGAAGTATTGGAAAACCTTCCTGAAATGGACATTGATGTGTTGCCTGATCTGGAGACCGTTCAGGTGCCTGAGATCAGTTCCGCGGCAGCAGGTGAGATCGAGAGTGAAATGATGGATCCGATGACCTCTCAGAATTTTGAGCCGGAGTTGCCGGAGATGGGAAAAACCGAAGATTTTTTTCCTCGGGCCAGTGATTCCCAAGTGACGGTGGATCCGGGAGCTCGGATGGCAGAGGAATATGACCCGGATGCCTTTACCGAGCAAATGCGCAAAGGGGCGGAAGGAGAGGCCGAAGATGGGTTGCTCAAGGATTTTACTTCCTTGGACAAAATGGCAAATATGGACGGCAATGCGCTGTTGAAAAGCAAGGCATTGATTGGTAGTGATTTGCTATTTGAGTTCAACTCTTCTGAGTTACGGCAGAGTGCCAGATTGAGTTTGATGAAAGTGGCTTTGTTGATTCACAAACATCCGAAGTTGGTGTGTTGGGTTGATGGTCATACGGATTTAATTGGCGGCCAGGAACCCAACATGGAGCTGTCTGTGCGCAGAGCGATGTCCGTGAAACGGTGGTTGGTAAAGGCGATGGATTTACCTGAGGACCGTGTTGCGGTTCGCGGGTTTGGTAAACTTCATCCGATTGTCACAGGTGGGAGTAAGGAGCAGCAAGCACCGAACCGGCGGGTTGAGATTAAAATGAGGAAGCAGCGGCCAAGCGAAGAAGTAAACTACCGGCCTGAACCGCTGCCTGTGACGAAGCGGACAAATCCGAAGCTAGCCAAGCCAGAAACAAAGCCGGATGAAAAGCCACCGGTCAAGGCCGTGCTGGTTAAACCCAAAAAACCGATGCCGAAGGCGATTCCTGTTGAGGATGACGAAACTGGTCCCCGTGCGATTGTTGAGCCTGAAGATGGCCCACGGGCATTGGTCGTGCCTGAGGACGAACCCAGGGCCTTGGTTGTTCCCGAGGATGAGCAGACACCCGGACGGGCGATCCCCGTAGTCGAATGA